One bacterium genomic region harbors:
- a CDS encoding universal stress protein, translating to MSQEELGETTKSQLEKMKTDQPPKRGKLKLFIGYAAGVGKTYTMLSEAHRRKQREMDDIVIGFIEPHGRQPIVELMEGLEIIPPRKTEYQGSEFEEMDMDAILARKPKWCLVDELAHTNAPCSKNPKRWEDVYELLAAGISVLSTVNIQHLESLNDTVFDLTGVRVKETLPDRVLREADDVVDVDLTPEALRNRIERGEVFISEKAEQALENFFRDENLLAFREMTLRELAGRVDQDFEAMKAHHARVFSKFRERIVVCIEPGPRAARIIRRGYRIAQAINHEVVALYVKTPVEDLKYASDETLAFLEEMHIPLVVLEGDPAAEIAEYVLANDISHIVMGHLPPKGILGVFKHSVLHTLLARIPEVDITVVGEPSKSS from the coding sequence ATGTCACAAGAAGAATTAGGGGAAACGACAAAGTCTCAATTAGAAAAAATGAAAACCGATCAGCCGCCAAAACGCGGCAAGCTCAAGCTTTTCATTGGCTATGCTGCTGGGGTTGGCAAAACATATACAATGTTGAGTGAAGCTCATCGTCGTAAGCAGCGTGAGATGGATGACATCGTTATTGGATTTATCGAACCCCATGGCCGGCAGCCGATTGTCGAGTTAATGGAAGGGTTAGAAATAATTCCCCCTCGAAAGACGGAGTATCAAGGCTCTGAGTTTGAGGAAATGGATATGGATGCCATCCTTGCGCGAAAGCCGAAATGGTGCTTGGTTGACGAACTCGCCCATACAAACGCGCCCTGTTCCAAGAACCCAAAGCGGTGGGAGGATGTTTATGAATTGCTTGCGGCAGGCATTAGCGTGCTGTCAACCGTTAATATCCAGCATCTCGAAAGTTTGAATGACACAGTATTTGATCTAACTGGCGTTCGAGTAAAGGAAACGCTACCCGATAGAGTTTTGAGGGAAGCAGATGATGTGGTTGATGTTGACCTGACACCGGAAGCGCTTCGTAATCGTATCGAGCGTGGTGAAGTTTTTATATCCGAAAAAGCCGAGCAGGCTTTGGAAAACTTCTTTCGAGATGAGAATTTGCTGGCGTTTCGTGAAATGACCCTTCGAGAACTTGCCGGTCGAGTTGACCAGGACTTTGAAGCGATGAAAGCGCACCATGCCCGCGTCTTTTCAAAATTTCGCGAGCGAATTGTAGTATGTATCGAACCAGGGCCGCGCGCTGCTCGCATCATACGGCGAGGCTATCGAATCGCTCAAGCGATCAACCATGAAGTTGTGGCCTTGTATGTCAAAACCCCTGTGGAAGACCTCAAGTATGCATCTGATGAAACCTTGGCTTTTTTGGAAGAAATGCATATCCCTTTGGTGGTTTTAGAAGGCGACCCAGCAGCAGAGATCGCTGAATATGTCTTAGCAAACGACATAAGCCATATTGTGATGGGCCACCTTCCTCCAAAAGGGATACTTGGGGTTTTTAAACACTCAGTCCTTCACACTCTTCTTGCCCGCATTCCGGAAGTGGATATTACCGTCGTTGGAGAACCGAGTAAGTCATCATAG